TGACCCAGCAGCAGATCGCCGATCGGGTCAATACCACTGACGAACGGATCGTGTCCGGGGAGCTCGCGCAGGTGACCCGCTCGGCCGTGTCGGTGGCACTAGTCCGGGCCGACAAGGCCGACCAGCGCAACAGATACAGCGCAGAGATCCCCTGGTCCCCGATTAGACCTGAGCACCAGAAGGATCACTCGCTCACGATGCTGCGGACCTGGGCGCGTGTGAACTCCAGCGACGCGACCTTGCCGCAGAAGGCTCGCGACCGGTACGAACGGTTTGCCGCCCGACTCGAACGCGACAACGTGGTGGTGGATTACAACGAGCAGTCCGGCTTCTCGCTGGTGCCCCGTCGACCCGGCGTTGACACCGGCTTGATCCGAGCGCCGAATTAGCTGGCCAGGCGCGCCCGGGCCGGCCCCTACGCGTCGATAAGTTCCGGTTGTCCCGCCACCTCAAGTTTGTAGCGGCGCTGGAACAACATCGCGATGACCATCATCACGGCGGGAACAATGGTGAAGCCCAGCAACAGGGCGGTCTCGGCCGAGGAACTCTGCGTGACGGGGTTGTCGGCGGTCGCGGCGACGAATCCGCCGAGGCCCAGGACTGCCGCGTAGATGTAGGGGCCGAAGGCGGTTCCGGTCGCTTCGGTGGCAGTCCACACCCCGGTGTAGGAGCCGGCCTTGGAGCCGTCGGGGCTCGCAGCGCGGGCGACATCGGGAACCATCGCGTAGGCGAACAGTTGCAGACCCGCGAACGCCGTGCCCAGGACGACGACGATCAACACAGTGGGCGCAAACCCGATCACCGGACCAAGCAGCAATGCCAGTGCACCTGCTGCGAACATCAGCTGGCAGATGATGAGGCCTCTCTGCTTGCCGATCCGTTTGGAGATTCGCAGCCAGATCGGGGTCGCGATGAGCGCCGGACCGAGGAACGCACCCATGAACACCGCTGTGAGTTTGCTGTTGTCGAAGACGTACTCGGCAAAGAACGGAACCCCGGCCAGGAACAGGTGCGTGGTCGCGCCAGTGAAGAGGTAGGACAAGACCAAAGCACGGAAGTTGCGGTCCGCCCACGCGACCTTCAGTCCAGCGACCAGTCCCACATGCTCGAGTTCGGGATTGCGGTGCTCGCTGGTCATGAACTTGCTCAGACTCTTGACGCTTGCGATCGCGATGAGCGCGGTCACCAACATGACGATGCCCAGGCTCAGCGCCATCAGCGAGTAGCTGCTCCGCTCTTCCGAGGCAACCAACGCCGGTGCGGCGACGCCGGCACCAAGCAGGCCGAGGATGAGCAGAAACATCCGGTAACTCATCACGCGGGTGCGTTGGAAGTACGAGACGTCCAAGTCACTCGGGGTGGTGATGTAGGGAACCTGGAAACTCGCGAACGAGATGTTGCCCAAGATGTAGAAGAAGCCCACCCACACCGCCGCGGCCGCGCCCGACATCGCGGCTGGCACTGAGAACATCGCAACCATCGCGAGCCCGAGCAGCAGGCCGAAGAACATCATCATTCGTCGGTTGCCACGCTTTGCAAGTTGGCGGTCGGACACGCTGCCGAACCACGGGTGCATCACGATGTCGAGCAGTTTGGGCAGCAGCAGCACCAAGCCAGCGATGAACGGGTTAACGCCGACCACATTGGTGAGGAAAAACAACAGCAGTAGTCCGGGGACGGTCACCCAGACGCCCATGCCGATCGAGCCGCTGGCAAACGCGATGAGTTGCCCCGAGGAGGGTGCTGGTTCACCTGCCGTGGCGCCGCCGGCGGTAGACACTGTTCCGGCGCTCTCGCTCGCTGGTTGAGTCACGCGACTGTGCCGGACATTGCGGGTGCGTCCTGTGGCCCGCGGATGAGCGTGCCGGGAAGCTCGCCGGTGAACTCGTCGTTGGCAACCGTCTGAACGCCACCGCAGAACGTCGCCTTGTACCCGCTGGCGTGCTGGACCAGGCGGCGCCCGCCAGCCGGCAGGTCGTAGGCGACCGCTGGCCGGTCGAACGTCAGGTTGTCGTAATCGATGACGTTCACGTCGGCCCGGTACCCGGGAGCGAGCACTCCGCGATCCAGCAGGCCGTAGATTTCCGCAGCCTGCTTGGTCTGCCGGTAGATCACCCACTCGAGATCCAGCTTCGGGCCGCGATCTCGGTCCCGGGTCCAGTGGGTGAGCATGAACGTCGGCATCCCGCCATCGCAGATCGCGCCGCAGTGAGCGCCACCGTCGGCCAGGCCCATCCTGGTGAACTCGTGCTGCTGCAGGGTGTACGTCGCGGACAAGTCGCCGTAGGAGTAGTTGAAGATTGGCAGGTAGAGCATGCCCTGCCCGTCGTCGGCGACGAGCTCATCGATGATGACGTCGACTGGGTGGCGTCCGGTTGCCGCAGCAACCGACTCCACACTGGTCTCCTGGGTGGGCTCGTAGTCGATGTCGTCATCGGCCATCAGGTACATCCGGCCGTACTCGACTGCGAGCGCAGCGAGTGGAATGCCGTCGCCGATGGTCGCTTCGGTCTTGAGCCGTTCGCGGAAGGCTGGGTCGTTGAGCTTCTCGACGCGCTCGACCAGTGGAAGCTCGGCGATCTCCCAGTACGCCGGGCAGACCAGCAGCGGGTGGGCCGATCCCTCCAGGCACAAGATGATGCCGATGCCTCTGCCTGCCACCTGGGCGAAGATCGGGAGGCCGTCGGCGTGGGCCTGCTCCAGCAGCGGTAGTACCTCTTGCCAGACATCGGGAGCAGCCATGCTCTGGTTCATCGACACCATGACGGGTCGCTGGATCTTCTCCGCCAGCTCGCGCATCCAGGCCCACTCCCGGGTCACCAGGGTGGGGTGGTCGGTGGCGAACTGGAATACGCCGGTGCCGCTACGACTCATGGCTTCGCCGAGGACCATGAGTTCGTGAGCCGGTGCGTCCGTGCCGGGGACGAGTTCGCCGTCGGAGCCACGGTGGATCTGCGTGCGGGAGGTGGAGAAACCGAGGGCACCGGCGTTCATTCCCTCCACGACGATCGCGGCCATTGCCTGCAGGTCATCCTCGGTGGCGGCCAGGTCGTCGCCTGCTCGGTCACCCATGACGTACGCGCGCAGAGGTCCGTGGGTCACTTGCGCGCCGACGTCCATCACCTTGGGCAGAGCAGCAATGGTGTCGAGGTACTCGGTCAGCGATTCCCAACCCCAGGTCAGGCCCTCAGTAAGTGCTGAGCCGGGGATGTCCTCAACACCTTCCATCAGTTGGATCAGCCAGTCGTGTTTGTCCGGTCGAGCAGGTGCGAAGCCAACCCCGCAGTTGCCCATAACTGCGGTGGTGACGCCGTGCCACGAGGACGGGGTCAACCATTGGTCCCAGGTGACCTGACCGTCGTAATGCGTGTGGTGATCGACCCAGCCCGGCGTGACGAGCATGCCGGCAGCGTCGATCTCGCGTTCGCCCGTGCCGGGCAGGTCCGGTCCCACCGCGGCGATGACCGAACCGGTGATGGCAATGTCTGCGATGCGCGCAGGTGCGCCGGTCCCGTCGATGACTCGGCCATTACGAATGACAACATCGAAATCTGCCACGTTGCTCTCCTGTTGCTGGGTGAACTGACAAACCCGCAGACTGCCGATCGCGGGCCCTGACGACAGGTTCGAAACTAACGGAGATCGGCTCGCATGGCACCACCTGAGTTGCAGAAATACCCGGCCGGACGCTTTTGACGCCAGCTCAGCCGAGGTTCAACGGCGCCATCCGGTCGGCGCCGGGAAGTGGCGGCGCATCGGCTGGACATGTGACGTCAACCCAGTCGAGAACCGTGTCCAGCACCTCGCGCCAGTTGCTGTCGAGCATCACGTCGTGCCCACCGGGAACCCACAGCAACTGCGCGTCCACAGCGGCCGCGCACCGGCGAATGTCGCCCGCCTCGATCAGAGCATCCTCTTGCGCGCCGACCACCAGCACCGGACTCGTGATCGGACGGACGCGTTCGGGGTAGACCATCGCGTACTGCGCCCATGGAGATTCTGGACCGAGCCGACTGACGTACTTCTGGGCCTCGGCCGCTGGTAAGCCGGCGAACAGATCCTCGGCAGTGAGCCGCAGCGTGCCACCGGCCATCATTTTGGCCAGGGTCAATGGTTTGCGGCGAGCACCGGCGAGGGTGCTGTAGGGGATGCCGCCAGTGGGCACCGGAGTGAGCAGAACGCCCGCGCGGGCCGGGTACCGCTGGAGCACTCGTTGGGAGACCAGCCCACCAAGTGAGTGGCCCACCAACACTGGCGCGCTCGGAAGTGTCGCGATCGCTTGCAACACGTCGTGCACGTAGTCACGAAGTCGCGTGCGTTTCAGTTGCTGGGCGCCACCGGATCCACCGTGACCCCGTAGCGACAGGGCATAGCTGGAGTACCCGCGCT
This portion of the Candidatus Nanopelagicales bacterium genome encodes:
- a CDS encoding amidohydrolase family protein; this encodes MADFDVVIRNGRVIDGTGAPARIADIAITGSVIAAVGPDLPGTGEREIDAAGMLVTPGWVDHHTHYDGQVTWDQWLTPSSWHGVTTAVMGNCGVGFAPARPDKHDWLIQLMEGVEDIPGSALTEGLTWGWESLTEYLDTIAALPKVMDVGAQVTHGPLRAYVMGDRAGDDLAATEDDLQAMAAIVVEGMNAGALGFSTSRTQIHRGSDGELVPGTDAPAHELMVLGEAMSRSGTGVFQFATDHPTLVTREWAWMRELAEKIQRPVMVSMNQSMAAPDVWQEVLPLLEQAHADGLPIFAQVAGRGIGIILCLEGSAHPLLVCPAYWEIAELPLVERVEKLNDPAFRERLKTEATIGDGIPLAALAVEYGRMYLMADDDIDYEPTQETSVESVAAATGRHPVDVIIDELVADDGQGMLYLPIFNYSYGDLSATYTLQQHEFTRMGLADGGAHCGAICDGGMPTFMLTHWTRDRDRGPKLDLEWVIYRQTKQAAEIYGLLDRGVLAPGYRADVNVIDYDNLTFDRPAVAYDLPAGGRRLVQHASGYKATFCGGVQTVANDEFTGELPGTLIRGPQDAPAMSGTVA
- a CDS encoding MFS transporter, with product MTQPASESAGTVSTAGGATAGEPAPSSGQLIAFASGSIGMGVWVTVPGLLLLFFLTNVVGVNPFIAGLVLLLPKLLDIVMHPWFGSVSDRQLAKRGNRRMMMFFGLLLGLAMVAMFSVPAAMSGAAAAVWVGFFYILGNISFASFQVPYITTPSDLDVSYFQRTRVMSYRMFLLILGLLGAGVAAPALVASEERSSYSLMALSLGIVMLVTALIAIASVKSLSKFMTSEHRNPELEHVGLVAGLKVAWADRNFRALVLSYLFTGATTHLFLAGVPFFAEYVFDNSKLTAVFMGAFLGPALIATPIWLRISKRIGKQRGLIICQLMFAAGALALLLGPVIGFAPTVLIVVVLGTAFAGLQLFAYAMVPDVARAASPDGSKAGSYTGVWTATEATGTAFGPYIYAAVLGLGGFVAATADNPVTQSSSAETALLLGFTIVPAVMMVIAMLFQRRYKLEVAGQPELIDA
- a CDS encoding alpha/beta fold hydrolase translates to RGYSSYALSLRGHGGSGGAQQLKRTRLRDYVHDVLQAIATLPSAPVLVGHSLGGLVSQRVLQRYPARAGVLLTPVPTGGIPYSTLAGARRKPLTLAKMMAGGTLRLTAEDLFAGLPAAEAQKYVSRLGPESPWAQYAMVYPERVRPITSPVLVVGAQEDALIEAGDIRRCAAAVDAQLLWVPGGHDVMLDSNWREVLDTVLDWVDVTCPADAPPLPGADRMAPLNLG